In one Mucilaginibacter sp. PAMB04168 genomic region, the following are encoded:
- a CDS encoding glycosyltransferase, translated as MDPFSAIVYLRITYPIYNMRTTQGEDLMQSSFDGVYSGTRNSSIFQILVQDNFLSNEDCDKIDAYSAEIGQSPVKIALNFGFISRKNYERSLTNAGYVFEQIREEAFDEAVLEKIELKFADEHLAVPLRIENHRVVTIMANPDDQLFIDFIRLTYGMEPLIIVASDLDITWLSHKLLGQKYVKSAVFELLNSDNASSALTTFTSKQLIFIFSFIGVIAAGLILNFKVTSIIMNVIMSTFFLCTITFKLFLSLVGSKFELYQAVTKSELKSLNDDDLPVYTIQLPVYKEDKLIKKLIWNLQSIDYPRNKLDIKLLIEEDDDKTLNAVRNLDFPAIFEVIVVPFHMPKTKPKACNYGLHFSRGTYLTIYDAEDIPDTDQLKKVVAMFNKLPEEFICVQCALNYFNRNENFLTRMFTLEYSYWFDYVLPGLDTLDIPIPLGGTSNHFKLAQLVDLGAWDPFNVTEDADLGVRAYAKGHKIAVINSTTYEEANNDFFNWIRQRSRWIKGYMQTYLVHMRDPALLIRKIGFKGFLGFNFFVGATPIMFLINPILILIFIAYVVFDLGIIRTLFPDWVLFISIFNLMVGNILMIYVNMMAVFKRRYYELILFAIANPLYWLMHSVSAYKGLYQLIVNPFYWEKTNHGLSKTHNQNNAAKQ; from the coding sequence ATGGATCCATTTTCTGCTATTGTTTATTTAAGAATTACTTACCCAATTTATAATATGCGTACTACCCAGGGTGAAGATTTGATGCAAAGTAGCTTTGACGGGGTTTACTCCGGCACGCGCAATTCGTCCATCTTTCAGATACTTGTTCAGGATAATTTCCTGAGCAATGAAGATTGCGACAAAATTGACGCCTACTCGGCCGAGATTGGTCAGTCGCCGGTTAAAATTGCCCTTAATTTTGGCTTTATATCACGTAAAAATTATGAACGCTCTTTAACTAATGCAGGTTATGTTTTTGAGCAGATCAGAGAAGAAGCGTTTGATGAAGCCGTTCTGGAGAAGATTGAGCTAAAGTTTGCAGATGAACACCTGGCTGTTCCGCTACGTATAGAGAACCACCGGGTGGTAACTATAATGGCCAACCCGGATGATCAGTTGTTTATTGATTTCATTAGGTTAACCTATGGCATGGAGCCCCTCATCATTGTGGCATCCGATCTGGATATCACCTGGTTGAGCCATAAGTTGCTTGGTCAGAAATATGTTAAGTCGGCCGTATTTGAGTTGCTAAACAGTGATAACGCCAGTTCGGCCTTAACTACCTTTACCTCCAAACAACTCATATTTATATTCAGTTTTATTGGCGTTATAGCTGCCGGTTTAATACTTAACTTTAAAGTCACCTCCATTATTATGAACGTGATTATGAGTACGTTTTTTTTATGTACCATAACGTTCAAGTTATTCCTTTCGCTGGTGGGTTCAAAGTTTGAGCTATACCAGGCGGTAACCAAAAGCGAGTTAAAAAGCCTAAATGATGATGATTTACCTGTATACACTATACAATTACCGGTTTATAAAGAGGATAAGCTGATTAAGAAACTAATTTGGAACCTGCAGAGTATCGATTACCCCCGCAACAAGCTTGATATTAAACTGCTGATTGAAGAAGACGACGATAAAACACTAAATGCTGTTCGCAACCTCGATTTCCCGGCAATATTTGAGGTAATTGTGGTTCCTTTTCACATGCCGAAAACCAAGCCGAAAGCTTGTAATTACGGCTTGCATTTTTCGAGGGGCACGTATCTTACCATTTACGACGCCGAAGACATTCCAGATACCGACCAGTTAAAAAAGGTGGTGGCGATGTTTAACAAGCTGCCAGAAGAGTTTATATGCGTACAATGTGCATTAAACTACTTTAACCGTAATGAGAATTTCCTGACACGTATGTTTACCCTCGAGTATTCTTACTGGTTCGACTATGTATTACCTGGTTTGGATACGCTGGATATCCCGATTCCGTTGGGTGGCACCAGCAACCACTTCAAATTAGCACAACTTGTTGATTTAGGTGCGTGGGACCCTTTTAACGTAACAGAGGATGCCGATTTGGGTGTAAGAGCTTACGCTAAAGGTCATAAAATTGCGGTAATTAATTCTACTACGTACGAGGAGGCCAACAATGATTTCTTTAACTGGATACGTCAGCGTTCACGCTGGATTAAAGGTTATATGCAAACGTACCTTGTGCACATGCGCGATCCTGCATTACTGATTCGTAAAATTGGATTTAAGGGCTTTTTAGGATTTAACTTCTTTGTGGGTGCAACGCCTATAATGTTCCTCATTAACCCTATACTGATTCTCATCTTCATTGCTTATGTAGTGTTTGACTTGGGCATCATACGCACCTTATTTCCTGACTGGGTTTTATTCATATCCATTTTTAACTTGATGGTTGGGAACATCCTGATGATTTATGTAAACATGATGGCCGTATTTAAGCGCCGCTATTACGAGCTGATTTTATTTGCTATTGCTAACCCCTTATATTGGTTAATGCATTCTGTATCGGCTTATAAGGGCTTGTATCAGCTTATCGTAAATCCATTCTACTGGGAAAAAACCAACCACGGTTTAAGTAAAACACATAACCAAAACAACGCAGCTAAGCAATGA